Proteins co-encoded in one Pseudoliparis swirei isolate HS2019 ecotype Mariana Trench chromosome 7, NWPU_hadal_v1, whole genome shotgun sequence genomic window:
- the LOC130196555 gene encoding probable gluconokinase, whose translation MIYIIMGVSGCGKSALGAFLSEKLGWPLHEGDHFHPPGNVEKMARGEPLTDQDRLPWLLRLHEVIERARCSRSDALVACSALKRLYRQILLFGSKALDSSSGPDRDVRPPTRPDVCFLFLHGDYDLIQQRMAARRGHYMKADLLRSQFDALEPPSEDENALPLDVSRSMTDMATEVLEHSVLPDLPYLANVVE comes from the exons ATGATCTACATCATTATGGGAGTCTCAGGCTGCGGAAA AAGCGCCTTAGGTGCCTTCCTGTCAGAAAAG CTGGGCTGGCCCCTGCACGAAGGGGATCACTTTCACCCACCGGGGAACGTTGAGAAGATGGCTCGTGGTGAACCACTCAcagaccag GACAGATTGCCTTGGCTTCTCAGACTACATGAAGTCATTGAGAg GGCACGGTGTTCCCGCTCCGATGCTCTTGTGGCGTGCTCCGCTTTGAAGCGCCTGTACAGACAGATTCTGCTCTTTGGCTCCAAAGCCCTGGATTCCTCCTCCGGTCCAGACCGAGACGTCCGGCCTCCAACCCGTCCTGATGTCTGTTTCCTGTTCCTACACGGCGACTACGACCTGATTCAGCAGAGGATGGCGGCCCGGAGGGGACACTACATGAAAGCAGACCTGCTGCGTTCCCAGTTTGACGCTTTGGAGCCTCCGTCTGAAGATGAGAACGCGCTGCCTCTGGACGTCAGCAGGAGCATGACTGACATGGCCACGGAGGTCCTGGAGCACAGCGTTCTCCCCGACCTTCCATATTTAGCTAATGTCGTAGAATAA